DNA sequence from the Coffea eugenioides isolate CCC68of chromosome 9, Ceug_1.0, whole genome shotgun sequence genome:
TAAACTTTTTAAGTTAACAACTTCAAAGAAAATGAGATGAATCCTCCTCatcttctttatttattttcaaaactaATGCAGAGGCGGAGAAGCCCTCCTTACGGACCTTACCCTTGCGTTTATACAAACACACAACTAGAGTACAAAGACATAAGTTTGTATAAACTAAACATCATTGTGTTGAGTTTAGTTTGAATTGGTTTGTAATGACCCAACTGTGTGGTGGATAAGCAAGTAAAGATAGGTAGAGTAGATTTGAGTTAATTGAGGCCTTGTGGAAGCTTATTTCATATTAGAATTGATCAGTGGGCTTACATTATCAATACAAAAATAAGTGAGTGTAATTGAAGTTTTATTATagagttaattttatatatattgacaGTGTAAGGGAGttttaattgaaattttattgTAGTGTTAATTTTATATTATAGTGATAGAAAGAAATTGCAGTAAGCCCACCTTAAAATTCCCAACAGGAATTGGACTTTGAGACCCTTTGACAGAATCGGGGACACAGATGGAAACAGgaaaggtggtggtggagaGAGTAGGTGGAAAGTCAACTGCTACTCGCTGCTACTCAAAGTATCCTCTTAAATTCATCATCCCCAATAATGTTCCCTCCATATTGATGCCTATAGCGAAAACCAACATTCTGAAGTAATTATGTTGGCATACAAGAAAGAACGTTTGATTCTTGATATGGGTTTTCATTTTTATGGTGGTATTGGCAGGTGGGTCCTTCTCAAACTGACACTGTTTGGATTTACACTATCACTTATGCTGGTGGAATTGTGTCGGTATGCACACTCTCCATTTCCCTGCATAAAGAGATGTGTATGGTTTTTGTGCATTTCTGTTTTTTGTCAATAGTCGAATAGTCTGTAATAGTTCTATGTTTTGATTTGAGTGATTAAATTTGTTGTATGTATAAATAGGGTGATTCTATAAAGTGTGATATTTCAGTTGGTGATGGGTGCACCACAATGTTGACCACTCAAGCTTCAACAAAGGTCAAATCTTTGATGCTATGTTCCATCTTATGGTTTTTGTTTTGCATTTGCTATTAAGTATTGTTGGACTCTGTAatgctttatttttctttcgtTTTTTATGATGCTTGCTTAATTTGGTCTACACTATTGGTATACAGGTCTACAAATCTGTGGAATCAAAGTGCTCTGAACAAGTCCCGGAGGTAATCGCCATTTTGCTTGATGAATAAGCTAATTGAGCATTTATTGGTGTTTGTGTTTGATAATGTCCGGTTAACTTTTAACAGTTTCCCCACGACAGTGATTTGTTTGTCACCGTGGAGTCTAGATTGGTCAAAAAGTATAAAGGAAAATTGGACCTAGGCTGCATTTGACATGTTAATTTGGGATTGGAGTTGAACATGTCTGTCACCTAATTAAAGGCAGTAATTATCAAGAAACGTTTTCAATGATCTCGTACATGAAATGCTTTTCCAGATGGTGTTTGCTTTTGATTGCCTTCAAAGTTTCTTCAGCTGTTCCTGATGCTTGCAGCATTGTACAAGTTTTATGTGCGGTTgcacttgattttcttttgagaaTTTGCTAGTACCATTATGTTACCAACATATTTGTTACTAGCATTATGTTGCCAACATTATTCTGAAGCCAAGTTTTGCATCTTTTAATCAATAAAGTGCTAGAGAGGAAAGTGCTATTTTCTTAAATCATATTATGTTTacttaaaaattttgatgtgGGAAACCTAATTCATGAGATGGCCAATTTGTTTTTATAGAAATTATGGACACACTCAAGTTGTCCAGTTGTCTCACTTGTTTATTGGGATACACTTCATAGTTCCTGTTAGATCTGTTCACCAGAAAAGGTTTCCAGTCCTGAATGGTCTAATTCTTTGGACATCATGAAGTAGATCTACTCGAGGAAGATCTTGGGATGGAGGGGATGGTTTGATTTTGAAGTGTAAGAGGTTGGGACAGAATAATCTGAACTTGTGGAAAAGGGAGGACGTGCAGGCTAGAAGACAGCTAGAATAAGGATTTTGATTGGAGCTGTACAGTTTAGAAGAGAAGATGGTCAATAAGAAGAAATCCTAGGATGCATTTATATTTCAAGACAAGTTTAGGTCAAGCATTCAAGGGCCACAGGAATCCCTTTTGCAAGTTATTGAAAGAGCACATGAGTCACACAACATTAAAACTATTAAAAGCACTATTAAAAGCTAATCTATAGATAAGGACCCTGATACAAAAACTTGCTAGATTATTCTACAACGCTTTTCTACCATTCCTAAAGGAACACCTAAAACTTCACCTCGTGAAATGAGGTACCTGCTGGAAATCTGGAATCTAGATTCACTGCAAATAAGTAGTATGAGGATGTCTGACTCTGAAGTAATAAGATTCATCCTAGCTTAATTTGATCAACAATATCAAAATTCGAATAAAAAGTTAGTAGTAAAACCATTGTCTAAACTGcttccttcattttctttgtattaCTTTTCACGAACCTTTAATAGACTCTCGTAACCCCTTGTTATCTTTAAATCACCTCTTGGATTTACCATTGGATCTGAAATACAAAAATGTAGTACTTTATGCAAGCAAATTTTTCTGATAGGCAACAGGTGGAAGTAAGATGGGTCcgagaccaaaaaaaaaaaagtactgtgCATGGCTATGAATTGTCTGTGCTGACATAGACACAGAATTTTCATCTTGGCTTGTTcttgttttggaccaaaaaaaagaagatattaTGGCTGTAAAAACCTGGGTGTTTCATTCTGCTGCTTCAAAAAATAGTGTTATTGGGGAAGAGTACTTTAGCTTCTCAAGCCAATTTTGTATAATCTAGTATCCCACTTATACAATATCTTTCCTGAGTTTTAAAGCTATTGGTAATAGCAGCTTTTTGTGCCGCACAGTAGGCAAGAATTGGAAGTGATGCACTTTTGGCTGTGATTCCAGATCCAGTTACATGTTTTTCAACTGCAAAGTATTCTCaaactcaagtattcaaagTCTTTCCCAGCTCCAGCTTGCTCATTGTTGATTGGATAACTAGCGGCCGTTATGGAAGAGGTGAAAAGTGGGACTTTGAACTTTACAAGAGCACTAACAACATTTTTCTGGAAGCTGATGAGCCTTTGTTTCTTGACACGGTATTGTCATCCTCAAGCCATGTTTTTTAACTATGCTAGCATCATTGTATGCTAAGCGTGTGATATTGAAGAGAGTGGTGAAACTGAAATATTTTAATCttataagaaatttttattttttgaactatTGCTTGCAATAGATTCATGTCAATCTTGAATATCTTTAGATTTTTGTAGAATGtcgtattttttttaattgctttTGAGCTTTCAACCTGTGGTCATTTAATGTCCTTTTAGTCAATTTATGCATATACAGGCCTTAATCCTGGGAATATATGCCATGTTGGATAATAGAATATTGTAATCATGGCAGCTGCAGTTTACAGGAACATGGTAAATTAATTTTGTCAAATGACTTTGAGCAAATGTTGATTAGATGCCTCAATGATAGGAAACATCTTTGAGAtgaattcccaaaaaaaaaaaatttttttggaaaattgctTTATTCTGATGGACTGAGCCTGGAGAATGTGTTTCTCGATGGCAATTAATGTTGTTATTAGTTGAAATAATCAAATGCAAACATCTCATGGGGATACAAGCTTCAGATCTTCAAACTGATTTACTCGGAACTTTGGTGCACTTTTTGAACTTTGGCTTGCTTAAAGATCATCTAGCACTTTGTCATGGACAGGTGTTATGTTACCCAATCTTCTATTGTCTTCAACATGGAGATcatttagttaatttttttttcctctatcaggaatcttttgttttcctttttcacaCATGAATAATCATTAGTTGTTGGTGAAGTCTCAGAATGCTCTCTTCATTTGGGTTTCTTGACTCCCTTGTGTTGGGAGACTCTTGCTTTCGGTATTTCGGTATTTTCTATACATCAGACTCTAAAACAAactcattttgttttctttacatcTGAACTAATTAAAGAATGTTGATCCAAGAATGGTTACCTTTAATTCAGTTCTCTTCTCTGAAATTTTTCCTTCTAAAAGATTGACTCTGTTGTATCTGGATGATGGTTATCCTTCTCATTTAAATGGCTCAGATTTTTTTACTTTGATCACAGATATTGCTAGAGCAGGGAAGGTATAGCAGTATTGCTGAACGGATGCAAGATTATCAAGTAATTGCGATGGTTATACTTTTGGGTACTTTTATTCTTTATATGATTATTTCCTTTCCACTACTTAATCTTTGTTAACTGAGAGACTACAAATCTTTTTAATTTTAGCCCAAAGCTGAAGTTCATTCAAGACCAAATTCAGGAAAATGTGAAAAACTTGATGTCTCAGCAATTACGTATTCCTTCAGGTAGCTCTGGACGATATGGAGATGTCAATGACAATCCTTTTTTGACCAGACCCAGCTTTTTGGCCTCCTGCAGCGTCTTTGGTCAAAAGGTAGATTTTTTTCACATGGGTGTTAGTTTTCTTGCAATGGTAGGCTCTTTTTACAGTCAATATTCAATAGGTTCTGTTCCAAggaaattttattttagttgcTTGTTTAATACCACTGACTAATCTGCAAGGCTTTACATCTACAGTTGCAGTCAGGGTCTTCTACTAGTCGTGTCATATATGCTTCAAGATCCTCATGGAATTTCTAATGTCTTTGGATAGCTCTTTGAGAATCTTATGCTAATCAGTGGGTTACACGACATGAGCAAGTATATTACAGGATTTTACAGGATTTTGGATCATCGTATAGAATTTTGCCTGTCTCCATTACATGCACAGATGGTTAGACTTGAAGATTGACAAGCTTTCCACCTTGCAGTCATGCTTTCTCTTGAACTCCTTATTGTAAAAAATGCTTCTTTTCTTAAACTAAAGTAACATTTTCTGTAAGAATGTTTGGCATAGCTTCTGAAATTTCTACTCTGACGTTGATGTAGTGAAAATTCCATCATATTAGGCAAATTTAGCTTTTGTACAAATTGTTTCATGCGTCAAATTTTGTTTAACTAATGATACGTGTTACATTCTTCATTTGAAGACATGCCAACTCCTCCCTGTTTTCCGCAGGGGAGAGGTGTTGTGGTTCGAATTGCTGCAATGACGACTGAGTCAGTTTACAGTTTTCTTCAATGTCAGTCGTCTGGCCTGGACTCACTGCTTGGTGTGTCACCATATCAATGATTGTGGAGGGCCTTTTTGTTGCTtaggaaacatcataaagtcaTCCAAGATGCTGGAAGAGGCTCATAAGCTCATTGCTctgtttgtatttttttttttccaaagaaGATTGTCTTAATTAAGTGGTAATTTAATCTATGATATTGTATCTGGCCTAATCCTGGTTGCAAAATTTGTTGTGGGGATAATTTTATAAACCTCCCTttaggtttctgacaattttgCGTAGCACCCCTGATATTTTAAGTGCTGTAATAATGTAAACCCCTATCACAATAAATGATATTAAAAGGTTGTAGGAAATGTAGCTTACCCTTTTGAGCCAGACACgaaaatgagttatatttttgACCCAAAACTGGGCATTTaaatgtttcaaaatttggaaaaagaaatggcccTGCCAGTACAACACCGTTAAGTCCCTGCTTAGAGACAATCAAGAAGAAGGCTGCAATCCTGCTCAGAGAACATGCATGCACCGTTAAGTCCCTGAACACAAGGGACTCATGTACTGAAGTTTGATCTTTTTCAGCGCAACGAGAACATCTTGTATGCTACTTCTCTCTCTTGGGGACTCCATCGTGCAGCCCAGAGCCACTTTCATGATTGAGGCTATGCAGCTTAGCTTTTCACCAATGCATTCATCACTTTCCTTTAGCAAATTAGCATCTATCACAAGAGCTAATCCATCAGGCATTGAATTAGCCACCCAGCTCTTCAGGCTCAATTTTTCACCAAACATTTCACTGTTGGGATTTGTTCTCGTGAAGACTTCCATTATCATGATTCCAAAACTGTAGATGTCGCATTTTGCTGATACCAATCCTTGCAACCCATACTCTGTAAGACGCATATAAATTCATCATGTGTTGTAAAATTGattgtatatttataatatggaACTTGTGACTAAAACAACTGGGGAAATAGTAATTTAGCTGTGTTGGAAAATTCTTCACCTGGTGCGAGATAGCCAAGTGTGGCTAGTGTTTCGGTGTATGTGATGCTGTTCTCCTCGCCCAACAACTTTGTAAGGCCAAAATCACTTAGATGGGCAACCATGTCTTGATCCAACAGCACATTACTTGGCTTCAGATCACAGTGAATTACTGGAGTTGAATACTCACAGTGGAGATATTGCAATGCGCATGCCACATCAATCAATATATCCAATCTTTGCATCAGATCGGAAAAATAGTTGTGCGAATATAACCACTTCTCAAGACTCCCATTAGGCATGAACTCAAGCACTAATGCCTTAAAGTCAGGGGTAGAGCAGCTACTAATGACTCTTGTGAGGTTTCGATGGCGAAGATTGCGCAACACCTCACATTCTACATCAAAACTCTTGAACGCTCCATCGACTTGTAAATTGAACACTTTAACAGCCACAGCCCTTCCATCATCAAGAGTACCTCTGTAAACAGATCCAAAGCTTCCAGCCCCCAACAAATTGCTTTCATTGTACCCATTAGTTGCTTGTAGTAGTTCAAAATATGAAATTCTTTCTGGCATTGCAACTAAGGATAAATCTGCTCCACTGGAAAATACATCTTTCTTTCGATATCTCAGGTAAACAAATCCAAAGGACAAGGCTCCCACTGCTATTATCACCCCCAGTAGAATATAAATCATTCGACGCACTCTTTTTGTTCTTGATCTGTGAGCTGAAATAGTTGGACATGGGGGCACATGAAACCTTCGAGCTCCACAGAGGGCCTGATTTGAAGTGAAGGATTCGGCAGTGCAGTTTGTAAATGGCCCTTTGGATGGAATTTCACCACTTAAATTGTTAAAAGAGAGATTGATATATTTGAGATGCCGAAGGTTCTCCATTGACATTGGAATTGATCCAGAGAGAAAGTTATGTGATAGATCCAATGACTCCAAGCTTAACATCTTGCCAATCGATTCTGGGATTGATCCTTGCAATCTGTTGTGTGCTAGAGAAAGATTTTGCAGGGTCTGCATATCTCCAATTGAGTCAGGAATGCCACCTGAGAATTGATTGGTTGACAAATCTACCCAATTTGCCATCTTCATATTCGTAATAGCATACGGCAAAGATCCACTCAGCAGATTTGAGGAGAGGTCAAGCTCCAAGAGATCTTTTAGGTTCCATATTTCCTCAGGTGGAGCAGAATATAGTCTGTTGTGACTTAGGTTGAGATGCCTCAGGGAAGTAAGATTTCCGAAGCACTTTGGAATTGAGGCCATAAATTGATTTTGTCCAAGGTTCATTGTATCCAAGTTGTGGAGAGCACAGAGCAAATGCAGGGGGACTCTGCTAATTAGTTTGTTCATACTGAGATCCATGTATTGAAGCTTTTGCAAATCTTTTATTGTAGCTGGCAACGACCCATTTAGCTTATTGTTTGATAGGTCTAATAGGATCAAACTTCTCAAGTTTCCAATTCCATCAGGAATGCTACCTTTTATTTTACAATTCGCTGCATTTAGTTCTTCAAGGGAAGTTGAAAGATTACTGACCGAGTCTGGAATGATCCCATTCAATGGATTGCCATCCAAAGACAATGCTACCAAATATTGGCATTTTGCCAATGAAGTGATGAAGCTCAGCTCTGGAGATGAGGAGTCGCTCACTAAAAGGTTGACGTTTAGATTCAGCCGTTCAAGGAACCTCAGGTCTCCCATGGAAGTGGGAATTGGACCCGTGAACTTGTTAAGACCAAATTCTATGTCACGGAGATTAGAAGAATTTGAGATTGAACTAGGTAATGCTCCAGAAAAGTAATTAATGTCCAGATAAAGCGCTTCTAGACTGGGAAGCCTACAATCGAATGTTGATGGAAGATTGCCTGAAAGTTGATTTTGCGCAACTGACATAACACTCAACTTTGAGAGGTTGAAGATCTCTATTGGTA
Encoded proteins:
- the LOC113783206 gene encoding probable LRR receptor-like serine/threonine-protein kinase At3g47570, with translation MEKFHNLFPLGLLVLLCFLSASFAMFPTNVTTDQSSLLALRAHISVDPLQILAKNWSVSSSVCDWIGVTCGSRHRRVTALDISNMNLSGTLPPQLGNLSFLVSLDMSANNFHGEMPHEIARLRRLKVLNLAINNLKGELPWWIGSFHQLRHLNLRNNSFTGLIPSSIANMSKLEEISLSYSLLQGNIPTGIFNISSLQVINLRNNGLSGVLPSDMCYHLPGLSFLSLSFNKLNGQLPSSNLAQCSELRVLSLSSNEFGGSIPKEIGALKKLEELYLGHNYLEGVMPREIGNWYFLQQLDMESNSLTGSIPIEIFNLSKLSVMSVAQNQLSGNLPSTFDCRLPSLEALYLDINYFSGALPSSISNSSNLRDIEFGLNKFTGPIPTSMGDLRFLERLNLNVNLLVSDSSSPELSFITSLAKCQYLVALSLDGNPLNGIIPDSVSNLSTSLEELNAANCKIKGSIPDGIGNLRSLILLDLSNNKLNGSLPATIKDLQKLQYMDLSMNKLISRVPLHLLCALHNLDTMNLGQNQFMASIPKCFGNLTSLRHLNLSHNRLYSAPPEEIWNLKDLLELDLSSNLLSGSLPYAITNMKMANWVDLSTNQFSGGIPDSIGDMQTLQNLSLAHNRLQGSIPESIGKMLSLESLDLSHNFLSGSIPMSMENLRHLKYINLSFNNLSGEIPSKGPFTNCTAESFTSNQALCGARRFHVPPCPTISAHRSRTKRVRRMIYILLGVIIAVGALSFGFVYLRYRKKDVFSSGADLSLVAMPERISYFELLQATNGYNESNLLGAGSFGSVYRGTLDDGRAVAVKVFNLQVDGAFKSFDVECEVLRNLRHRNLTRVISSCSTPDFKALVLEFMPNGSLEKWLYSHNYFSDLMQRLDILIDVACALQYLHCEYSTPVIHCDLKPSNVLLDQDMVAHLSDFGLTKLLGEENSITYTETLATLGYLAPEYGLQGLVSAKCDIYSFGIMIMEVFTRTNPNSEMFGEKLSLKSWVANSMPDGLALVIDANLLKESDECIGEKLSCIASIMKVALGCTMESPRERSSIQDVLVALKKIKLQYMSPLCSGT
- the LOC113783204 gene encoding urease accessory protein D-like, coding for MRYLLEIWNLDSLQISSMRMSDSEARIGSDALLAVIPDPVTCFSTAKYSQTQVFKVFPSSSLLIVDWITSGRYGRGEKWDFELYKSTNNIFLEADEPLFLDTILLEQGRYSSIAERMQDYQVIAMVILLAQS